DNA sequence from the Paenibacillus azoreducens genome:
GGAACACTCACTAACATGTGAATATGATCCTTGCACGCCTCTGCTTCAATGATTTCTACGTTTTTTCTTTCGCATAATTGCCTCAATATTTTTCCGATATCTTGTTTTAACTTCCCATAGATCACCTGGCGTCTATACTTTGGGGCAAACACAATGTGATACTTACAATTCCATTTTGTATGTGCTAAACTGTTCACATCAGATGTCATCTGTATTCCTCCTTATGTTCGATAAATTCGGTTGGCGAACCAAATTTATTGTAACATTGGGAGGAATTTTTTTTGATACATCGCTTGAAGCTCTCCTGAACCATACGCATAGCGTATGGTTTTCTTTTCACAAGAAAAACCCGATTCTTATGGCAAGAACGGGTTTCCCGGTAATCCTTAGCCGCAAACCTGCGGCTCTTTTTTATTTTTGAAGCATATGCATCTGCGGCTCAGAGGCGCTTTCTTCTCTTTTCATGTATACGCCTTTTTTATAGACGGACTTGATGACAAAGCCGAATTCTAATTTTTTGTTGGTCCGGTAAATCAGCGAATTCACTTCATCGACTCCGACCAGCTCGGCATCTTCAATGCAGCGTTCAGGCCACACATACTGCATGATTTCCTCTTTGGTCACAAAATGGTCCAGGCGGCTGTGCAGCAGCTTAAAAAGCTGATATTCCTTTTTTGATAATGTCACATGTTCACGCCCCACCTGAATGCTTTGCAGATGATCATGCAGCTGCACCTCACGGTCGAGGAGCTCCGAAATCTTGTATTCCCGCGTCTCTTCGAAGTCGCTTTCGCTTTCCAACTGCAATCCGACAAGCCCGCTCACAAGTGTCAGCCGGTCTTCGGTTGTCAGCGGATATTTTTGATGCGGAATCAGACGCTGGCCGTTAAGTTCGGTACCGTTTTTGCTGCCCAAGTCCTCCACATAAAGTTCGTTATGTATGCGGTAAATGCAGCAGTGCCGTTTGGATACGAGCTGGTTATAAATAGTCAAAACATCCTGTCCCGCGCCTGCGTGTCTGCCAATCGTAATCCGCTTGCCCGGCTCCAGGTAAAGAAACGAACCATGGCCTTTCTGGCCGGCAGTATCTACGATAACTTTTATGATTTCCGGCAAATTCAATCTCCCACTTTCCTTATCCTGTTATCAATAATGATAAAATCATCAGATTTGCTCCATTGTTTGCCCTTCAGGCAGGTTTTATAGTCAAAGAGTAAAGTTTTCTCTCCAACATATACTATCAGTCTGTGAAAGATTTTTCAAAGCGAGGTTTTAACAGTGAAGCGAACTCAAACGATAATGTACGGTCTGATGTCGGTTTTGGCTGCGAGCGTACTTGCCATGTATGTATATTTTTTTGATCGTCTGGAAGAAAAGCCGGAGGCGGTCGTCGAGAATTATTTTCTGCATTTGAAGGATCAGGATTTTGATCGGCTGTATAACCTGATGTCCATCGAATCATTGGAGCAATCCGGTATGACCCGCGAACAATTCGTACAAAAATATAAATCCGCGTTCGTAGGCATGGGCGTCTCCCACATTGAAATTAACGCCGGAACACCGATTTATATGGAATCAACATCGGATTATTCGGTAGACTATACCGCTGAGGTGCACACTGTTGCCGGAGAACTGCAGGAAAATGATAAACTTATACTTATTCAGGAAAATAGCGGAGACAGGAAAGTATGGAGAATCCGGTGGGAGCCGAATCTGCTTCTACCAAATGGAGTGAACCTGAATTCAAAAGCCGTTGAAAAGTGAGATGGCAAGTCTGCTCGTTTGATTCCGACGGAGATATAGGGAACTCTTTTTGATTCACCTGATTGTCGTTTTTTGATATAATCAACTCGATTTATGTGTTATATATCTTATTGCAGGAAAAGAGGAAATGAATGTGTCTAAAATCATCAAGACCTTAACGATTGCAGGCAGCGACTCGAGTGGAGGAGCGGGCATTCAAGCCGACCTCAAAACTTTTGAGGAGTATGGTACATACGGCTTCAGCGCTTTAACCACTATTGTCACGATGGATCCGGACAACGGCTGGCATCACAACGTGTATCCGGTTGACGCCGCGCTTGTTGCGGAACAGCTCAAGACGGTTTTCGCAGGCGGCCCTGTCGATGCGATGAAAACCGGGATGCTCGGCAGCGTGGATATCGTTCGCGTAGCGGAACAAGCGATCAAAGACAACAAGCAGACCAACGTCGTGATCGATCCGGTCATGGTCTGCAAAGGCGAAGATGAAGTGCTTAATCCTGAAAGTGCCGAAGCAATCCGCGACTTGCTTCTTCCGCTGGCAACCGTCATTACGCCTAACCTGTTTGAAGCAGGGGTGCTTTCCGGTCTTGGCAAGCTTGCATCTATCGAGGATATGAAGGAAGCTGCCCGCCGAATTCATGAGCTTGGTGCCCAAAATGTCGTCGTCAAAGGCGGGAAAGCCTTGGACGGCGAGCAGGCGATTGACGTATTTTTTGACGGTACAGACTTTACGGTGCTTGAATCCGCAAAGATCGAGCCTGCCCATAACCACGGTGCGGGTTGTACATTTGCCGCAGCCATTGCAGGCGGTTTGGCTAACGGTTTATCTGTCCGTGAAGCTGTTGCCAAAGCGAAAGATTTCGTATCGGCGGCGATTCGCAACGGATATCCGTTCAACGAATATGTCGGACCTGTATTTCATGGCGGTTATCGCCTAGAACAAAACAAAGCGTAAAGGTGATTGTTTGTTCCGGTCTTCCCGATGAACGATTAAAGCCTCCTTCCCATACCCTGGACGGAGGCTTCATCTTGTTCCTTTTTTACTGTTAACCATTTAGCGATTGATTGCCGGGCAAGGCCTGTTTGTATCGCTCGGACAAAAACGCAAGGTATTTTTTCAAACCTACCCAGGAAAAGTATGCGATACCTCCGATAATCGCCCCCACAACCAGAGCAAATACCATGCTGAATTCCCTCGGCACTTCCATGCCCGGTGCGATCATCATATTGATCCAGGGTACGCCCAATGTACGTAAGACACCGGCAATTCCGATCAAAATCGCGCAAAATCCGAAACCATAAGCGACGGTTGCCAGCACTGGAATCACCATGACGCTCAGCAGCCCGGTAGTGCAATAAAAACCAATGATCGTGAACAGTTCTTTAATCGATTTGACTCCCTTTAGTCCATTCATATGTTCGCTCCGGTATGCCCTTGCCAACTTGCGGGGATCGCCAAGACGGGCAAGGATAACCCTTTCCGGCTGACCATTGGCTATACCCTCTGCGATGTGGCTTTCGATTTCCATGACGGCATCCAACCTTTCTTCATCCGGCAGCTTCTCCAAATATTTGTTTAATTTCTCTAGATAATCCCTTCCATATGAGCTGATCATAACTTCTCTCCCTCAAATAATTGAATTTGATTGACGCTGCTGCTGATTTTATTCCATTCTACCGACATCATATCCATCAATGAGCGTCCGGAATTGGTGAGACAGTAATACTTTCTCGGCGGTCCGGACTCTGATTCCTTCCAAAACGATTCTATGTATTTGTCTTTTAGCAGCCTGCGCAAAAGCGGGTACAGTGTTCCTTCCGTTACAGAAAGCGGCTCCCATTGGTCGAGCAGGGTCACCAGTTCATATCCGTATCTAGGCTCCCGGCCGATAAGCTGCAGGATGCAAAACTCTAATATGCCCCTGCGAACCTGAGAGGTCCACTCCGTCATTTCCATGCAACTGTCCCCTCCTTTCGCTATTATAATATCACATAGTACTGTGCATTGCAAGGTACTAGGCAAAATACAGTCCATGAAGCTCGTATAACAGACCAAAGCAAACATGAAAGAATTGCAGTTAACTTTAAAGACGATAAAATTCCATCTCTAGTATAAAAAGTTGCGAAAATACATCCTTTCTCGGGCAAAGTGATCAACCATAAGAAAAACGTCTATCGACGTACTTTCACAGAAGACAGACCGCTTATGAAATGGATTCTTGAATTCGCTTTTTGGATTTAGCAAAATCCTACATACAAAAATGACGGGCTGTTCCATCTGAAAAGTTGCAAAAGTGCAGCTATTTTATCGTTCCAGGCAATGATGGCTAGAAAGCTTGCAAAAGTGCATCTTTTCCCCAGCTTTTAGGCTTAAACAGACGATTCATAGTCAAATTGATGCACTTTCGCAATAATTTTCCATTTCACGCTATAAAATGCCTGAAAAAGATGCACTTTCGCAACATTTTCCTGATCACATGATCAACTGTGGTAGCGTCAAGAAGTTTGTGTAAGCACGCAGCAGGTAAACTTAGGAAACGACAACACCAGGGAAGAAAATGAAAAAAGCTGCCTTCAAGGATGATGCCGAAGATTGCAGCTCATCCAAAAAGCAGCTCTTAAATTACTTTCAAAATTATTTAATTATTTCCACCACTCGTCAAATGGCGTCACGGGAAGCTCGCGTTTATGTTGGGTATTTTTATAACGTTTTTCAATTTTCTCCTGGTCTTCCGGATTCACTTGATCGCCAACAAGATATTCGTCGATGACGTTATAATTCATGCCTAATTCCGTCTCATCCGCCTGCTGCGGTTTATTATCGAGCAAATCTGCGGTCGGCGTTTTCAAATACAGACGCTGTGCGGCGTTTAATTCCTTCAGCAGCTCACGTCCTTGTCCCTTGGTCAACCCGGTAAGCGGAATGATATCCGCTCCGCCGTCCCCGAATTTGGTAAAGAAACCTGTAATGGCTTCGGCGGCATGATCCGTTCCAACAACCAGGCATTGGCGTTCCCCGGCGATGGCATATTGGGCGATCATCCGCATTCTGGCCTTCACATTGCCTTTATGGTAATCGGAGAGCGTCTCTCCCGTTGAATCAAGATACGTATTTGCCAGCGCTTTGACCGAGCTTTCGATATTAAAAACCAATGACTGGTCCGGCTTGATAAAAGCCAAAGCTTCCTGCGCATCGTCTTCATCTTGTTGAACGCCAAACGGCAAACGGACGGCATAAAAGGTTGCGTCGTATCCCTCTGCCCGAAGCTCTTCCGCAGCCAGCTGCGACAGACGTCCGGCAAGCGTGGAATCCTGCCCCCCGCTTATTCCGAGGACATAACCTTTGGCTCCGGATTTTTTGCAATAGGCTTTAAGAAAATCAATCCGCTTCCGGATTTCCTCCTTCGGATCGACGGTTCGTTTGACATTCAAATCTTGCATGATTTGTTCCTGTGTGCTCATGATCACTCATTCCCCTTTATCTGTATAGTCGATTGGCTTGGATGTAGTCATAGCAGCGATCGGGCATCAGGTATCTCGGCTCGCCGCCTCTTTTAAACTCGTCCCGTATATAACTTGAACTGATCTCCATGGCGAGTCCTTTATCGATGAGATGGAACGTATGCCCATCGTCCGCATTCCGCAGGATGGGCGATCTGCTGATCGCGGCCAGCATGTTGATCCCATCCCGCGCCATAACGATAAATTTATTTTCCTGAATCAGCTCTTCGGATTTTTTCCATTTGCCTTCGCCGATATCAAGCAGCAGATCGGCTCCCATTATAAAATAGATTTCATCATCCGGAAACCTCATTTTGAAATGCTGTAGCGTCAAATACGTTGCGATCTCCCATCCGGCTTGCTTCATCTCATAATCATCGGCAGTGAATTTAGCATTGCCCTCGATCGCCATTTCAATCATATTCCAGCGGTGCTCATCGCTGATACTCATGGTCTTGTCGGGCCTCTTACTGGAGCAGGGCAGGAAAATCACCCGATCCAGCTTGCAGCGATGGGCAACCGTGCTTGCTGTCCAAAGATGAACGTTCGTAATAGGATCAAAGGATGAACCGTATATTCCGATTTTCGCCATCTTCTCCTCCTTAGGATTGAACCTGCCGGCTTACTTTTTCCTGGATTTCCCCGATCAGCTTCATTTTATTGTCCCAGCATGCTTGGCTCAAATTGACCGGATATTCGGCAGGATTCAAAATACGCTTGTATTCCTCCCATAACACATCCAGGTTTTCTTTAACAAAAGTTTGGATTTCCTTTAGCGCCGGCATCTCGTACACCAATTCGCCATCCTCGAAAATGGCATGATGCAGTTCACGGGCTTCAAAATTGGTTACGAATTTGGCAATGTAAGTATGAACCGGATGGAACATTTTAAGCCGGTCCTGATCTTGCGGTTCTTCCCGCTCCAATGCGATGTAATCCCCTTCGGATTTGCCGCTTAATTTATTGATGATACGGAACACTCTTTTCCGGCCGGGTGTCGTAATCTTTTCGGGATTCGAGCTGATCTTGATCGTATCGGTCATTTCCCCGTTTTCATTTTCAATCGAAATCAATTTATAAACCGCGCCAAGCGCCGGTTGATCATAGGCCGTGATCAGTTTGGTCCCGATCCCCCATACGTCTATTTTGGCGCCTTGCGCCTTTAAATTCAATATGGTGTGTTCGTCAAGATCATTGGAGGCATAAATTTTTGCGTCAGTAAATCCGGCCTTGTCGAGCAATTTCCGGGCCTCTTTCGACAAATACGCCAAATCCCCGCTGTCCAAACGGATACCCCGGAAATTGATCCGGTCGCCCATTTCCTTGGCAACGCGAATGGCCGTCGGAACGCCGGAGCGAAGCGTATCGTACGTATCCACGAGGAATACGCAATCCTGATGGCATTCGGCATACTTGCGGAAAGCGGTGTATTCGTCGCGGTATGCTTGCACCATGGCATGGGCATGCGTACCTGCGGACGGAATGCCAAACAGTTTCCCGGCTCGAACATTCGAGGTCGCATCAAATCCGGCTATATATGCGGCCCGCGTCCCCCAAATGGCCGCATCCATTTCCTGCGCGCGGCGGGAGCCGAATTCCATCGTGACTTCATCCCGTACCACCTGCTTGATGCGAGAAGCTTTCGTCGCGATCAGGGTTTGAAAGTTAATGATATTCAGAATCGCCGTTTCGATCAGCTGCGCTTCCGCGAGCGGTGCTTCAATCCGCATGATCGGCTCATTGGCAAATACCAGTTCCCCTTCGCGCATCGAACGAACCGTGCCGGTAAACCGGAGCGATGCCAAATACTCGAGATATTCTTCACTGTAGCCGTCCTCCTTTAAAAAAGCCAGATCGCTCTCGGAAAAGCGGAAATCGTGAAGATAGCGGATCACCCGCTCCAATCCCGCAAACACGGCATAACCGTTTTGAAACGGGATTTTCCGGAAATAGACTTCAAACACTGCTTTACGCTGGTGAATTTGGTCCCTCCAGTAAACTTCGGTCATATTGATTTGATATTTATCTGTATGAAGTCCAAGACTGTCGTCGGCATAAGGAGCCTCGGGAATACTCGCCGATGGATGTGTCATATCAGAATGCCTCCCTTTCAAATCCGATTTTGCTTATTGAACTCTGGCGCCAAGCGAACCCTTGAAATGCCGCAAAGCCCATTCATGGCCTTCCGGATCAAAACTCGCTACCGCTTCCTGATGTATCACCAGTTCAAATCCTTTGTTGTATGCATCAACGGCGGTATGCAGCACGCAAATATCCGTACAGACGCCTACGAGATGCAGCTCGGTAATGCCTCTCGCCCGCAACCGAAGCTCAAGATCCGTTCCGGCAAAAGCGCTGTATCTTGTTTTATCCATCCAGTAGACGTTATCTTTCGTTTTATGGTTTTGGTACGCGTCCTCCAACGCTCCAAACAGCTTGCGCCCTTTGCTGCCTTCAAGGTTATGCGGCGGAAACAGTTTGGTTTCGGGATGAAGAGTATCCCCTTCCTGATGCAGATCAATGGCAAACACCACATAATCGCCACCAGCA
Encoded proteins:
- a CDS encoding PadR family transcriptional regulator, producing MEMTEWTSQVRRGILEFCILQLIGREPRYGYELVTLLDQWEPLSVTEGTLYPLLRRLLKDKYIESFWKESESGPPRKYYCLTNSGRSLMDMMSVEWNKISSSVNQIQLFEGEKL
- a CDS encoding DUF1700 domain-containing protein, which encodes MISSYGRDYLEKLNKYLEKLPDEERLDAVMEIESHIAEGIANGQPERVILARLGDPRKLARAYRSEHMNGLKGVKSIKELFTIIGFYCTTGLLSVMVIPVLATVAYGFGFCAILIGIAGVLRTLGVPWINMMIAPGMEVPREFSMVFALVVGAIIGGIAYFSWVGLKKYLAFLSERYKQALPGNQSLNG
- the nadE gene encoding ammonia-dependent NAD(+) synthetase encodes the protein MSTQEQIMQDLNVKRTVDPKEEIRKRIDFLKAYCKKSGAKGYVLGISGGQDSTLAGRLSQLAAEELRAEGYDATFYAVRLPFGVQQDEDDAQEALAFIKPDQSLVFNIESSVKALANTYLDSTGETLSDYHKGNVKARMRMIAQYAIAGERQCLVVGTDHAAEAITGFFTKFGDGGADIIPLTGLTKGQGRELLKELNAAQRLYLKTPTADLLDNKPQQADETELGMNYNVIDEYLVGDQVNPEDQEKIEKRYKNTQHKRELPVTPFDEWWK
- a CDS encoding FHA domain-containing protein, producing the protein MPEIIKVIVDTAGQKGHGSFLYLEPGKRITIGRHAGAGQDVLTIYNQLVSKRHCCIYRIHNELYVEDLGSKNGTELNGQRLIPHQKYPLTTEDRLTLVSGLVGLQLESESDFEETREYKISELLDREVQLHDHLQSIQVGREHVTLSKKEYQLFKLLHSRLDHFVTKEEIMQYVWPERCIEDAELVGVDEVNSLIYRTNKKLEFGFVIKSVYKKGVYMKREESASEPQMHMLQK
- a CDS encoding NTF2-like N-terminal transpeptidase domain-containing protein codes for the protein MKRTQTIMYGLMSVLAASVLAMYVYFFDRLEEKPEAVVENYFLHLKDQDFDRLYNLMSIESLEQSGMTREQFVQKYKSAFVGMGVSHIEINAGTPIYMESTSDYSVDYTAEVHTVAGELQENDKLILIQENSGDRKVWRIRWEPNLLLPNGVNLNSKAVEK
- the pdxK gene encoding pyridoxine/pyridoxal/pyridoxamine kinase — protein: MNVSKIIKTLTIAGSDSSGGAGIQADLKTFEEYGTYGFSALTTIVTMDPDNGWHHNVYPVDAALVAEQLKTVFAGGPVDAMKTGMLGSVDIVRVAEQAIKDNKQTNVVIDPVMVCKGEDEVLNPESAEAIRDLLLPLATVITPNLFEAGVLSGLGKLASIEDMKEAARRIHELGAQNVVVKGGKALDGEQAIDVFFDGTDFTVLESAKIEPAHNHGAGCTFAAAIAGGLANGLSVREAVAKAKDFVSAAIRNGYPFNEYVGPVFHGGYRLEQNKA
- the nadD gene encoding nicotinate (nicotinamide) nucleotide adenylyltransferase — its product is MAKIGIYGSSFDPITNVHLWTASTVAHRCKLDRVIFLPCSSKRPDKTMSISDEHRWNMIEMAIEGNAKFTADDYEMKQAGWEIATYLTLQHFKMRFPDDEIYFIMGADLLLDIGEGKWKKSEELIQENKFIVMARDGINMLAAISRSPILRNADDGHTFHLIDKGLAMEISSSYIRDEFKRGGEPRYLMPDRCYDYIQANRLYR
- a CDS encoding cysteine hydrolase family protein, producing the protein MDRTNKRALINIDYTNDFVANDGALTCGKPGQAIEQRIVELTNEFIAGGDYVVFAIDLHQEGDTLHPETKLFPPHNLEGSKGRKLFGALEDAYQNHKTKDNVYWMDKTRYSAFAGTDLELRLRARGITELHLVGVCTDICVLHTAVDAYNKGFELVIHQEAVASFDPEGHEWALRHFKGSLGARVQ
- a CDS encoding nicotinate phosphoribosyltransferase, with amino-acid sequence MTHPSASIPEAPYADDSLGLHTDKYQINMTEVYWRDQIHQRKAVFEVYFRKIPFQNGYAVFAGLERVIRYLHDFRFSESDLAFLKEDGYSEEYLEYLASLRFTGTVRSMREGELVFANEPIMRIEAPLAEAQLIETAILNIINFQTLIATKASRIKQVVRDEVTMEFGSRRAQEMDAAIWGTRAAYIAGFDATSNVRAGKLFGIPSAGTHAHAMVQAYRDEYTAFRKYAECHQDCVFLVDTYDTLRSGVPTAIRVAKEMGDRINFRGIRLDSGDLAYLSKEARKLLDKAGFTDAKIYASNDLDEHTILNLKAQGAKIDVWGIGTKLITAYDQPALGAVYKLISIENENGEMTDTIKISSNPEKITTPGRKRVFRIINKLSGKSEGDYIALEREEPQDQDRLKMFHPVHTYIAKFVTNFEARELHHAIFEDGELVYEMPALKEIQTFVKENLDVLWEEYKRILNPAEYPVNLSQACWDNKMKLIGEIQEKVSRQVQS